In Phaseolus vulgaris cultivar G19833 chromosome 10, P. vulgaris v2.0, whole genome shotgun sequence, a single genomic region encodes these proteins:
- the LOC137818045 gene encoding uncharacterized protein produces MWNCDSSKSPGPDGFNFGFLKFCWEIIKLDVVSAVKDFASKSHWPRGSNAFFLCLVPKVENPQQLGEFRPISLVGCLYKIISKALSLRLKKIISNVIDMRQSTFLEGRGLLDSVLVANEVLEEYKRKRKSCVFFKVDYEKAYHSISWDFIYYMLDQLGFCAKWIRWIKCYLESASVSVLVNGSPTREFTPRKGLRQDDPLAPFLFLLVAEGLVGVSRMAKEKNLIDSLEVGRARVKVNMLQYADDTLFFCEANTKSIFNIKAILLCFELASGLKVNFLKSRLDKLVRIQRNFLWGWGSDGRKIAWASWDKVCEPQDFGGLGIIDLRILNLALLGNWIWRLGMDRGGLWKEILDSKYGGWRSLREDNKFNRGSLWWKDLKEVWNSEGWGRSFEYGVKWKVGDGKEISFWEDNWLGCGNLKGVFSRLFSISSAKDAKVAELGYWYNGVWVWNLEWRRSFFNWEKSLVEQLVQLLQEAKLTLGEVRRGRGGEFSPEHCKLWRYKALPSALFTAWRVVENRIASKVNLVRRGVAVENSLCCLCGEEEEEESCHLFFVCRMSQASVSVNDVWGSIWVGIVSEIWNIRNSVIFNSGMADVSEVFASMQVKCWFGSPFDKRVGRRSNKSYCQAHPSAQVSRMSRLSENTPEKRGILVQGFCLSGILLD; encoded by the exons ATGTGGAATTGTGACAGTTCAAAGAGTCCTGGTCCTGACGGATTCAATTTTGGTTTCTTAAAGTTCTGCTGGGAAATTATAAAGTTGGATGTGGTGTCAGCAGTGAAGGATTTTGCTTCCAAAAGTCATTGGCCTAGGGGTTCAAATGCTTTTTTTCTCTGTCTTGTCCCGAAAGTAGAAAACCCTCAGCAACTCGGCGAATTCAGACCTATCTCGTTAGTGGGTTGTTTGTATAAAATTATCTCAAAAGCGTTGTCACTACGCTTGAAAAAGATAATTAGTAACGTTATCGATATGAGACAGTCGACTTTCCTTGAAGGTAGGGGTTTGTTGGACAGTGTGTTAGTAGCTAATGAGGTGCTGGAGGAATAtaaaagaaagaggaaaagttgTGTGTTCTTCAAAGTCGACTATGAGAAGGCATATCACTCGATTAGTTgggattttatttattatatgctTGATCAGTTGGGTTTCTGTGCTAAATGGATTCGGTGGATAAAATGTTACTTAGAATCCGCTTCAGTTTCTGTGTTGGTGAATGGTAGCCCAACTAGGGAATTTACTCCTAGAAAGGGACTTCGCCAAGATGATCCACTAGCTCCGTTTCTCTTCCTTTTAGTAGCAGAAGGGTTGGTTGGAGTCTCCAGGATGGCAAAGGAGAAGAATTTGATTGATAGTTTGGAGGTTGGAAGAGCTAGAGTGAAGGTGAATATGTTGCAATATGCTGATGATACTTTATTCTTTTGTGAAGCTAACACCAAAAGTATCTTCAACATTAAGGCGATTTTACTCTGTTTTGAGCTTGCTTCTGGGCTTAAGGTGAATTTCTTGAAAAGCAGATTGG ACAAGTTAGTTCGGATCCAAAGGAATTTTCTTTGGGGGTGGGGCTCTGATGGAAGGAAGAttgcttgggcttcttgggatAAGGTGTGCGAGCCTCAGGATTTTGGAGGTCTTGGAATCATTGATCTTAGGATTCTTAACTTGGCACTGTTAGGAAACTGGATTTGGAGACTGGGCATGGATAGAGGAGGTTTGTGGAAAGAGATTCTCGATTCTAAGTACGGAGGTTGGAGAAGTCTGAGAGAAGACAACAAGTTTAATAGGGGTTCTCTCTGGTGGAAAGATCTAAAGGAGGTGTGGAATTCAGAGGGTTGGGGTAGAAGTTTTGAATATGGGGTTAAGTGGAAAGTGGGGGACGGTAAGGAGATATCTTTCTGGGAGGACAATTGGTTGGGCTGCGGGAATTTGAAGGGAGTTTTTTCAAGACTTTTCTCTATAAGTTCGGCCAAAGACGCAAAAGTGGCTGAGCTTGGATATTGGTATAATGGTGTTTGGGTGTGGAATCTGGAATGGCGTAGATCCTTTTTCAACTGGGAGAAGTCTTTGGTGGAACAGCTAGTTCAGTTATTGCAAGAGGCGAAGTTGACTTTGGGGGAG GTAAGGCGGGGTAGAGGAGGGGAATTTTCTCCTGAGCACTGTAAGTTGTGGAGGTATAAAGCCTTGCCTTCTGCTTTGttcactgcttggagggtgGTGGAGAATAGGATTGCCTCAAAGGTTAATTTGGTAAGGCGTGGAGTGGCAGTGGAAAATTCTTTGTGTTGTTTGTGtggggaggaggaggaggaggagtcgTGTCACTTGTTCTTTGTTTGCAG GATGAGTCAGGCTTCTGTTTCGGTTAACGACGTTTGGGGTTCAATTTGGGTTGGCATTGTGAGCGAAATTTGGAATATTAGGAACTCGGTCATCTTTAATAGTGGAATGGCAGATGTGTCTGAGGTGTTCGCTTCGATGCAAGTTAAG TGTTGGTTTGGTAGCCCATTTGACAAACGGGTAGGCAGGCGTTCTAATAAGAGTTATTGTCAG GCTCACCCAAGTGCTCAGGTTTCGCGCATGTCTCGTTTAAGCGAAAATACTCCAGAAAAAAGGGGGATTTTGGTTCAAGGATTTTGCTTAAGTGGGATTTTGCTCGATTGA